Proteins from a genomic interval of Rhodothermus marinus:
- a CDS encoding cytochrome c oxidase subunit 2A → MAEQQPKGSQTAPPEEPDVRGTLFLTMIFLAMVVGFWVIVYYLLLNR, encoded by the coding sequence ATGGCCGAACAGCAACCCAAAGGGAGTCAGACTGCACCGCCGGAAGAGCCTGATGTGCGGGGCACGCTCTTTCTGACCATGATCTTTCTGGCAATGGTCGTGGGTTTCTGGGTGATCGTCTACTATCTGCTGCTAAACCGGTGA
- the mntA gene encoding type VII toxin-antitoxin system MntA family adenylyltransferase antitoxin, with product MPAVDFEAIGRVLARDPDVLAGWVFGSAREGTVRPGGDLDIGVLVEDPYAWDALAELRACLQEATGVDAIDLVVLNEAHPFLQFEAISGREVWCRDRERTLDFVVYVARAYEDAMILLQRGLRMGAQ from the coding sequence ATGCCGGCGGTTGATTTCGAGGCGATCGGACGGGTTCTGGCCCGCGATCCGGACGTGCTGGCCGGGTGGGTGTTCGGCTCGGCCCGGGAGGGGACGGTGCGGCCGGGCGGCGACCTGGACATCGGCGTGCTGGTGGAGGATCCCTATGCCTGGGATGCACTGGCCGAGCTGCGGGCCTGTCTGCAGGAAGCTACCGGCGTGGACGCCATCGATCTGGTGGTGCTCAACGAGGCCCATCCGTTCCTGCAGTTCGAGGCGATCTCGGGCCGGGAAGTCTGGTGCCGCGACCGCGAGCGCACACTCGACTTCGTCGTGTACGTCGCCCGCGCCTACGAAGACGCCATGATCCTGCTGCAACGGGGGCTGCGGATGGGCGCGCAGTAG
- a CDS encoding 6-bladed beta-propeller, translated as MRKRIFAGLLLVVLAGLVLWWVRPARHEAARSLIAVAQDTIGWIGHGGDVVLYDALLFKMYDHALYVADQGDLSIKKFDSNGKFMKRYGGARGQGPGELQSIVDFSIHENNLWIADVRQRRILHFDVATGRYLGEVQVPEIHPLRIVQVGPYLVVLGLGPFEELFAQYDTSGRFYRRFGIVTDRQYAKKIGMSGQLASLGDTAFVFVPLMAGYAFIFDTTGTLRGRFPLLDERPLPAPRVEDRSEGRLYIAPDSDTLNRDIFVEKNQLRVHTAYKQPVRRLFIDTYLLPEGQYLHSIEVANAPLGALLAGNHVYVLDDTLVTVLRLRQR; from the coding sequence ATGCGCAAAAGAATTTTTGCCGGGTTACTGCTGGTCGTTCTGGCCGGCCTCGTGCTGTGGTGGGTGCGGCCAGCACGGCACGAGGCTGCCCGTTCTCTTATCGCTGTAGCACAGGATACGATCGGCTGGATCGGCCACGGCGGTGATGTGGTTCTCTATGATGCCCTGCTTTTCAAGATGTATGACCATGCGCTGTACGTGGCCGATCAAGGTGACCTGTCCATCAAAAAATTCGATTCGAACGGGAAGTTCATGAAACGTTACGGGGGTGCGCGAGGCCAGGGACCGGGTGAATTGCAATCGATCGTAGATTTCTCGATCCACGAAAACAATCTCTGGATTGCCGATGTTCGTCAGCGGCGCATTTTGCATTTTGATGTAGCGACGGGACGGTATCTTGGGGAGGTTCAGGTACCGGAGATACATCCTTTGCGGATTGTGCAGGTTGGACCCTACCTTGTTGTACTCGGATTAGGGCCCTTCGAGGAGCTGTTCGCACAATACGACACCTCCGGTCGTTTTTACCGTCGTTTCGGAATCGTGACCGACCGGCAGTATGCGAAGAAGATCGGGATGTCCGGTCAGCTTGCCAGTCTGGGCGACACCGCCTTTGTTTTTGTGCCGCTGATGGCAGGATATGCGTTCATCTTTGATACGACTGGAACGCTTCGGGGCCGATTCCCATTGCTCGACGAGCGGCCTTTGCCGGCGCCACGTGTTGAAGATCGTTCGGAAGGACGGCTTTATATCGCACCTGATTCTGACACGCTGAACCGAGACATCTTTGTCGAAAAGAACCAACTCCGTGTCCATACGGCGTACAAGCAACCCGTTCGGCGGCTTTTCATCGATACCTATCTCCTGCCAGAAGGGCAATACCTGCACTCGATAGAAGTAGCCAACGCTCCTCTTGGAGCGCTGTTAGCAGGAAATCACGTATATGTGCTGGATGACACGCTTGTCACTGTGCTTCGCCTGAGACAACGTTGA
- the hisB gene encoding imidazoleglycerol-phosphate dehydratase HisB: MAATPTFMPRTASRRRTTGETDVEVSLTLDGTGRSDCQTGVGFLDHMLTLWAHHGGFDLAVRCQGDLHVDEHHSVEDVAITLGQTFAEALGDKAYIARYGHAYVPMDETLARAVVDLSGRFYFVFAADFDRPTVGDLATELVSHFWYSFAEQVRCNLHIQVLYGQNTHHKIEAIFKAVARALREAVRRDVQFGSVRSTKGVL, encoded by the coding sequence ATGGCTGCCACGCCGACTTTTATGCCCCGCACGGCTTCCCGTCGCCGCACTACCGGCGAAACCGATGTCGAGGTCTCGCTCACGCTCGACGGTACCGGCCGCTCCGACTGCCAGACCGGCGTCGGGTTTCTGGACCACATGCTGACGCTGTGGGCGCACCACGGCGGCTTCGACCTTGCCGTCCGCTGCCAGGGCGATCTGCACGTGGACGAGCACCACTCGGTTGAGGACGTGGCGATCACGCTGGGCCAGACCTTTGCCGAAGCGCTGGGCGACAAGGCCTACATTGCCCGCTACGGTCACGCCTACGTGCCGATGGACGAGACGCTGGCCCGGGCCGTCGTGGACCTTTCCGGCCGCTTTTACTTTGTGTTTGCGGCCGACTTCGATCGGCCCACGGTCGGTGATCTGGCCACTGAGCTGGTCTCGCACTTCTGGTATTCCTTTGCGGAACAGGTGCGCTGTAACCTCCATATTCAGGTGCTCTACGGCCAGAACACGCACCATAAGATCGAAGCCATTTTCAAAGCCGTTGCGCGCGCACTGCGCGAGGCCGTGCGGCGCGACGTGCAATTCGGTTCGGTACGCTCAACCAAAGGGGTCCTATGA
- a CDS encoding cbb3-type cytochrome c oxidase subunit I — protein sequence MAEHIAASTPVVADPTPFTLPETQRRLLRWTLYVGYAALTAGIFHGLAQALSYAGINILSFFPALRSYYQGLTAHGVANAIIFTFSFANAFLPLMVARALSRRLDERLLWASFGTLVLGNLLVIYAVVTNKASVLYTSYAPLQAHWTYYVGLVFVVISTWLALLNMLLTWRGWKRENPGVRMPLLAHISIVSYVMWFLASLPIAVEFLFFLIPWSFGWVERTDPLLTRTLFWFTGHAIVYAWLLPAYVSWYALVPRQAGGKVVSDSLTRLVFILFLLLSIPTGFHHQYTDPGIHEGFKFVHAILTFGVFFPSLITAFSVMASLEMGGRAHGGRGLLGWIPKLPWGDPSLSAQLLAMITFVFGGITGLINASFTMNQVVHNTTWVPGHFHMTVGSAVAMTFMGVAYWMVPYLTGRKLWGRKVALASNWIYTIGLLIFARGMISAGLEGMPRRTFLAQAPYMDPDWLVGRILTGVGGTLMFVGIALFFVVIAMTVWKGRAGEAPKDIPWSETLIEPAKNGWATRLDRIGFWVIVAIILIVIAYGPFFLSYLPPNYVSPGFRIF from the coding sequence ATGGCAGAGCACATTGCAGCCTCGACGCCGGTCGTGGCCGATCCGACCCCGTTTACGCTGCCCGAAACGCAGCGCCGCCTGCTGCGCTGGACGCTGTACGTGGGCTATGCGGCGCTGACGGCCGGCATCTTTCACGGACTGGCTCAGGCCCTCTCGTACGCGGGCATCAACATTCTGAGTTTCTTTCCGGCCCTGCGCAGCTACTACCAGGGCCTGACGGCCCACGGCGTGGCCAACGCCATCATCTTCACGTTCTCTTTTGCAAACGCCTTTCTGCCGCTCATGGTGGCGCGGGCGCTCTCGCGTCGCCTGGACGAACGGCTGCTCTGGGCCAGCTTCGGCACGCTGGTGCTGGGCAACCTGCTCGTGATCTACGCGGTGGTCACGAACAAGGCCAGCGTGCTTTACACCTCGTACGCGCCGCTGCAGGCGCACTGGACCTATTACGTGGGGCTGGTTTTCGTCGTGATCAGCACCTGGCTGGCCCTGCTGAACATGCTGCTGACCTGGCGGGGCTGGAAGCGGGAAAATCCAGGTGTGCGCATGCCGCTGCTTGCCCACATCTCGATCGTCTCCTACGTGATGTGGTTTCTGGCCTCGCTTCCCATTGCCGTTGAGTTTCTGTTTTTCCTGATTCCCTGGTCGTTCGGCTGGGTAGAGCGGACCGATCCGCTGCTGACGCGTACGCTCTTCTGGTTCACCGGCCACGCCATCGTGTACGCCTGGCTGCTGCCGGCCTACGTGTCGTGGTATGCACTGGTGCCGCGCCAGGCGGGCGGTAAGGTGGTCAGCGATTCGCTCACGCGGCTGGTGTTCATTCTCTTCCTGCTGCTGTCGATCCCGACGGGCTTTCACCACCAGTACACGGACCCCGGCATCCACGAAGGGTTCAAGTTCGTCCACGCCATCCTGACCTTCGGCGTGTTCTTCCCGAGCCTGATCACGGCCTTCAGCGTGATGGCCTCGCTGGAAATGGGCGGCCGGGCGCACGGCGGCCGGGGCCTGCTGGGCTGGATTCCGAAGCTCCCCTGGGGCGATCCGTCGCTCTCGGCCCAGTTGCTGGCCATGATCACGTTCGTCTTCGGCGGCATCACGGGCCTGATCAACGCCTCGTTCACGATGAACCAGGTCGTTCACAACACGACCTGGGTGCCCGGGCACTTCCACATGACGGTCGGAAGCGCCGTCGCCATGACGTTCATGGGCGTGGCCTACTGGATGGTGCCCTACCTGACGGGCCGCAAGCTCTGGGGACGCAAGGTGGCCTTGGCTTCGAACTGGATTTACACGATCGGCCTGCTGATCTTTGCGCGTGGGATGATCTCGGCCGGTCTGGAGGGCATGCCGCGTCGGACGTTCCTTGCGCAGGCGCCCTACATGGATCCCGACTGGCTCGTGGGCCGCATCCTGACTGGCGTGGGCGGCACGCTCATGTTCGTGGGCATCGCGCTGTTCTTCGTGGTGATTGCCATGACCGTCTGGAAGGGCAGGGCCGGCGAGGCGCCGAAGGACATTCCCTGGTCTGAAACGCTCATCGAGCCGGCCAAAAACGGCTGGGCAACCCGCCTGGACCGGATCGGCTTCTGGGTGATCGTGGCGATCATCCTGATCGTGATCGCCTACGGACCGTTCTTCCTGAGCTACCTGCCACCCAATTACGTTTCGCCGGGCTTCCGGATTTTCTGA
- a CDS encoding cytochrome c oxidase subunit II has product MKVHTYERAFMALGGVLLVLCMAALVYATVAMGIHLPGRAGEIEPGKVFTTPPFDNPGVHQTGPNQYDVVIIGQAWRFHPTEIRVPVGAELNFIATTFDVIHGFHIEGTRVNMMLIPGQISRLTYRFRKPGEYLIICHEYCGAGHHNMYGKIIVE; this is encoded by the coding sequence ATGAAAGTACACACCTACGAACGGGCCTTTATGGCGCTGGGCGGCGTGCTGCTGGTGCTGTGTATGGCCGCGCTCGTCTATGCCACGGTGGCCATGGGCATTCACCTGCCCGGACGCGCCGGCGAGATCGAGCCCGGCAAGGTTTTCACGACGCCGCCCTTCGACAATCCGGGGGTTCACCAGACCGGACCCAACCAGTACGATGTGGTCATTATCGGTCAGGCCTGGCGCTTTCATCCTACCGAGATCCGCGTGCCGGTCGGGGCCGAGCTGAACTTCATCGCGACGACCTTCGATGTGATTCACGGCTTTCACATCGAGGGCACGCGCGTCAACATGATGCTCATCCCCGGCCAGATCTCGCGCCTGACCTACCGGTTCCGCAAGCCGGGCGAGTACCTGATCATCTGCCACGAATACTGTGGCGCCGGGCATCACAACATGTACGGAAAAATCATTGTGGAATAA
- a CDS encoding carboxypeptidase regulatory-like domain-containing protein: MWWKKSIALFSALLLVLALSGCDGDSGTATVRVQGRVTDNQGYGGAQEASKQAAPAPQAAVEGAVVTAARVQGNGSLQPLDGQVQTDASGNFTLDVAAQTGDVLMLRAEKDNFRSAVLVTVNVAGGGTVRAMPMTAESKAEAEVYVAVREQDDNAREDAEDATPAQVSVYVTADLAAQLQAGGITAAQVAAAMQQAARAEAAFVNRTGASLEALAQARQRQQAAWLNLQQALYAAGSAQAEAEAMTAFEQAFVEAYAEAGISAEARAKLLQTARLAVTHLAASGNATARFALRKQAEILSALATSAAIEAAFEAEGATQARMDSLRQARMQWLASLRAAASTSAIEQARAQYSSVVEAALAASLGISTEALANVKASLQTAVNALQMALSIAGSATAVAEASVAFYSSAEGTINSSLQGNARAGLAATVLTLLSVN, encoded by the coding sequence ATGTGGTGGAAAAAAAGCATTGCATTGTTTTCGGCATTGTTGCTGGTGCTGGCGCTGAGCGGATGCGATGGCGATAGTGGCACGGCTACCGTACGCGTGCAGGGACGCGTCACGGACAATCAGGGGTATGGCGGTGCTCAGGAGGCGTCCAAGCAGGCCGCTCCGGCCCCACAGGCAGCTGTGGAAGGGGCCGTCGTCACGGCCGCGCGCGTTCAGGGCAACGGTAGCCTGCAGCCCCTGGATGGGCAGGTACAGACCGATGCTTCCGGGAATTTCACGCTGGACGTGGCCGCCCAGACCGGCGACGTGCTGATGCTCCGCGCTGAAAAGGACAACTTCCGTTCGGCGGTGCTCGTGACAGTCAATGTCGCCGGCGGCGGCACGGTTCGCGCCATGCCGATGACGGCCGAGTCGAAGGCGGAAGCGGAGGTGTATGTGGCCGTGCGTGAACAGGACGACAATGCGCGCGAAGACGCAGAGGATGCGACGCCGGCGCAGGTGTCGGTCTACGTGACGGCCGATCTGGCGGCTCAGCTTCAGGCCGGCGGCATCACGGCTGCCCAGGTGGCCGCTGCGATGCAGCAGGCGGCGCGCGCCGAAGCGGCATTCGTCAACCGGACGGGTGCTTCCCTGGAGGCCCTGGCGCAGGCACGGCAGCGCCAGCAGGCCGCCTGGCTCAACCTGCAGCAGGCACTCTATGCGGCGGGCAGCGCTCAGGCTGAAGCCGAGGCAATGACCGCGTTTGAGCAGGCTTTTGTGGAGGCCTATGCGGAAGCGGGGATCTCGGCCGAAGCCCGGGCCAAACTGCTGCAGACGGCGCGCCTGGCCGTTACGCACCTGGCGGCCAGCGGCAATGCCACCGCTCGGTTTGCCCTGCGTAAGCAGGCCGAAATCCTGAGCGCCCTGGCTACCTCGGCCGCCATCGAAGCCGCTTTTGAGGCCGAAGGGGCCACGCAGGCACGTATGGATTCGCTACGGCAGGCGCGCATGCAATGGCTGGCTTCGCTGCGGGCTGCCGCTTCCACCAGTGCCATCGAGCAGGCCCGCGCACAGTACAGCAGCGTGGTCGAAGCAGCCCTGGCCGCCTCGCTGGGTATCAGCACAGAAGCGCTGGCCAACGTGAAAGCGTCGCTCCAGACCGCTGTTAACGCACTACAGATGGCTCTTTCCATCGCCGGCTCAGCAACAGCAGTCGCCGAAGCCTCCGTTGCCTTCTACAGCAGTGCTGAAGGCACGATCAACAGCTCGCTGCAGGGCAACGCCCGCGCCGGACTGGCAGCAACGGTTCTGACGCTGCTCAGTGTCAACTGA
- the proC gene encoding pyrroline-5-carboxylate reductase — MSTALQLANQTIAIIGAGNIGRALIGGLLRGHELAPEQIRATRRNPAALEALQEEFPGIQTTTNNLLAVRDATLVVLAVKPQNAREVIEEIRAHVQPEALILSVLAGLTTATIERLFGRPLPIVRAMPNTPALVDEGATALAAGAHARPEHLELCRQIFEAVGKVEIVPEYLMDAVTGLSGSGPAYVFMFIEALTDAGVKQGLPRPVAFRLAAQTVYGAAKLVLETGRHPAILRDEVTTPGGTAIAAVAELEAHGLRTMLINAVATATRRSQELSQLNNHD; from the coding sequence ATGAGCACAGCCCTGCAACTGGCCAATCAGACGATTGCCATCATCGGCGCCGGCAACATCGGCCGTGCTTTGATCGGCGGCCTGCTGCGCGGCCACGAACTGGCTCCCGAGCAGATCCGCGCCACGCGGCGCAATCCGGCTGCCCTCGAAGCGCTGCAGGAGGAATTTCCGGGCATCCAGACCACCACGAACAACCTGCTGGCCGTGCGCGACGCAACGCTGGTGGTGCTGGCCGTCAAGCCGCAGAACGCCCGGGAAGTGATCGAGGAAATCCGGGCGCACGTGCAGCCCGAAGCGCTGATCCTCTCGGTGCTGGCGGGCCTGACGACGGCCACCATTGAGCGGCTTTTCGGGCGGCCGCTGCCGATCGTGCGGGCCATGCCCAACACGCCCGCGCTCGTCGATGAAGGCGCCACGGCGCTGGCGGCCGGCGCCCATGCCCGGCCCGAACACCTGGAGCTCTGCCGCCAGATTTTCGAGGCGGTCGGCAAGGTCGAGATCGTGCCCGAGTACCTGATGGACGCCGTCACGGGCCTTTCCGGAAGCGGTCCGGCCTACGTGTTCATGTTCATCGAAGCGCTGACCGACGCGGGCGTCAAGCAGGGCCTGCCTCGCCCGGTCGCCTTCCGGCTGGCGGCACAGACCGTCTACGGCGCGGCCAAGCTCGTGCTGGAAACCGGTCGCCACCCGGCCATCCTGCGCGACGAGGTCACCACGCCGGGCGGTACGGCCATTGCGGCCGTGGCCGAACTCGAAGCGCATGGCCTGCGCACCATGCTGATCAACGCCGTCGCCACGGCCACGCGCCGCTCCCAGGAGCTGAGCCAGCTCAACAACCACGACTGA
- the metG gene encoding methionine--tRNA ligase translates to MDETRFDRILVTAALPYANGPIHIGHLAGAYLPADLYCRYQRLKGRDVLFICGSDELGVAILMRALEEGTTPQAIVDRYHPMIRDSFARFGMSFDYYGRTTSPVHFETSQDFFRRLDEKGVFKLKTEKQLYDPEAGIFLADRFVRGTCPICGYEDAYGDQCERCGSSLSPTDLINPRSVLSNATPELRETTHWYLPLGDFQPKLEVWIATHPEWKPNVLGQVRSWLQQGLRDRAVTRDIPWGVPVPEDVARRHGVPAEGKVLYVWFDAPIGYISATREWAQQKGDPEAWRRYWQDERTRLIHFIGKDNIVFHCLMFPAMLMAHGEFVLPDNVPANEFLNLEGRKLSTSRGWAVWLHEYLEEFPPDLLRYALATMLPETRDADFSWKEFQQRVNAELADILGNFVHRTLTFAQRFAEGRVPPLRNPRSVDEEVLRELATFPERIGSAYEQFRFREAVQETMNLARLGNKYFNDTEPWHTRKTDPQACANTIHVSLQICAALGILMEPVLPFAAARLREMLRLEGVRPSTPDGEGALGWDDAARPLLPEGHEIGRPEILFTKIEDEVIERQIARLEARAQQAAAKTDGPPYAPLKPEIVYDDFERLDLRVGRVEKAERVPKSKKLLRLEVDLGFEKRQILAGVAEQMAPEDLEGRRVVVVANLKPRKMMGLESQGMLLMAEDREGRLVPVTAESEPGAVVR, encoded by the coding sequence ATGGACGAAACCCGATTCGACCGCATTCTGGTAACGGCGGCCCTGCCTTATGCGAACGGTCCCATTCACATCGGCCATCTGGCCGGGGCCTACCTGCCGGCCGATCTGTACTGCCGCTACCAGCGCCTCAAGGGCCGCGACGTGCTGTTCATCTGCGGATCGGACGAACTGGGCGTGGCCATCCTGATGCGGGCGCTCGAAGAGGGCACCACTCCCCAGGCCATCGTGGATCGCTATCACCCGATGATCCGCGACAGCTTCGCCCGCTTCGGGATGAGCTTCGATTACTACGGGCGCACGACTTCGCCCGTGCATTTCGAAACGAGCCAGGACTTCTTCCGGCGGCTGGACGAAAAAGGCGTTTTCAAACTGAAAACCGAAAAGCAGCTCTACGACCCGGAGGCCGGCATCTTTCTGGCCGACCGGTTCGTGCGTGGCACCTGTCCGATCTGTGGCTACGAAGACGCCTACGGCGATCAGTGCGAGCGCTGCGGTTCGTCGCTGAGCCCGACCGACCTGATCAACCCACGCAGCGTGCTCTCGAACGCCACGCCCGAGCTGCGGGAGACCACGCACTGGTACCTGCCGCTGGGCGACTTTCAGCCGAAGCTCGAGGTCTGGATCGCCACGCATCCGGAGTGGAAGCCGAACGTGCTGGGACAGGTGCGGAGCTGGCTCCAGCAGGGGCTGCGCGACCGGGCCGTCACGCGCGACATCCCCTGGGGCGTGCCGGTACCCGAAGACGTGGCCCGTCGGCATGGCGTCCCGGCCGAAGGCAAGGTGCTCTACGTCTGGTTCGACGCACCCATCGGCTACATCTCGGCCACGCGCGAGTGGGCGCAGCAGAAAGGCGACCCCGAAGCCTGGCGGCGCTACTGGCAGGACGAGCGCACGCGGCTGATTCATTTCATCGGGAAAGACAACATCGTCTTTCACTGCCTGATGTTTCCCGCCATGCTCATGGCGCATGGCGAATTCGTGCTGCCCGACAACGTGCCGGCCAACGAGTTTCTGAACCTGGAAGGGCGCAAGCTCTCGACCAGCCGCGGCTGGGCCGTCTGGCTCCACGAATACCTGGAGGAGTTTCCGCCGGACCTGCTCCGCTATGCGCTGGCAACCATGCTGCCGGAGACGCGCGACGCGGACTTCAGCTGGAAGGAGTTTCAGCAGCGCGTCAATGCGGAGCTGGCCGACATCCTGGGCAACTTCGTGCACCGCACGCTGACCTTCGCGCAGCGGTTTGCCGAAGGGCGGGTGCCGCCGCTGCGCAATCCGCGATCGGTGGACGAGGAGGTGCTCCGGGAGCTGGCCACCTTCCCGGAGCGCATCGGCTCGGCCTACGAGCAGTTCCGCTTCCGGGAAGCCGTGCAGGAGACGATGAACCTGGCCCGGCTGGGCAACAAGTACTTCAACGATACCGAACCCTGGCACACGCGCAAGACCGATCCGCAGGCCTGCGCCAACACGATCCACGTCTCGCTGCAGATCTGCGCAGCGCTCGGCATTCTGATGGAGCCGGTGTTGCCGTTTGCCGCTGCGCGGCTGCGCGAAATGCTCCGGCTGGAAGGTGTGCGGCCCAGCACGCCGGATGGGGAGGGGGCGCTGGGCTGGGACGACGCCGCCCGGCCGCTTCTGCCCGAAGGCCACGAAATCGGTCGGCCGGAGATTCTGTTTACCAAGATCGAGGATGAAGTGATCGAACGGCAGATTGCCCGTCTGGAAGCGCGGGCGCAGCAGGCGGCCGCAAAGACCGACGGGCCGCCGTACGCGCCGCTCAAGCCGGAGATCGTCTACGACGACTTCGAGCGCCTGGACCTTCGGGTAGGACGCGTCGAAAAAGCCGAGCGCGTGCCAAAATCTAAAAAGCTGCTGCGACTGGAAGTGGACCTGGGCTTTGAAAAGCGCCAGATTCTGGCCGGGGTGGCCGAGCAGATGGCGCCCGAAGACCTGGAGGGGCGACGTGTGGTGGTGGTGGCCAACCTGAAACCCCGCAAGATGATGGGGCTCGAGAGCCAGGGCATGCTGCTCATGGCCGAGGATCGAGAGGGCCGCCTGGTGCCCGTCACGGCCGAGAGCGAGCCCGGCGCCGTGGTGCGGTGA